ATGCGATTTGCTCCTGTGACGAGGATTGGGGCACGTCTGCCGACGGCGCGTGCCACGTAAGCTTGGCGCTACCGAGCGCCCGGGGAGCAGTGGGGTTACGGCGGGCACGCAAGGACGCTTGCTCACTATGCAATCGGCTTATTGGGCTGGTTTTACGTCTTGATGACACGCGACTGGCGGCACATTCCGGCTGGGCAAGGTGGCGCGCCATCGGCCTGGAGGCGGCGTGCAGGCTGGTTCGGAGAGCAATGCTGTGGAAAGGCTGGCGCGATTCGAGGCGAGGCAGTGCTCACCCCGCTGATGGCTCGTGCACTAGATGCGGTGCGCGAAATGCAACAGGTAAAAATTACAAGAAAGCACTTTGCTTTCAAAAAAAACATTCAAGTCTATATATCAGGTTACGCGGGCTGTTTTTGACTGGAAGGTGATGGGCCGGAGCGGATGGCGCCGGCAGGGGGGCGGGGAAAGCATGGTCAAACGGGTCAAGATCCGCTTGGGCGATATTCTGGTGCAGCACGGCATCATCAGTGATGACCAGCTGAAACAGGTACTGGCCGAGCAGCACCGCACCGGTCGCCGGCTGGGCAAGCTGCTGATCGAGCAAGGGCGCGCCAGCGAGCAGGACGTCTGTCAGGCGCTCGCCATCCAGCTCAACATCCCCTTCATCAGCCTGACCCATTACCCCCTCGATCCGACCTTCTCGCGTCGCCTGCCTGAAGCCGCAGCACGCCGCACCCGTGCGCTGCTGCTGGAAGAGCGACAGGGCGCCCTGCTGGTCGGCATGGTCGATCCAGGCGATCTCCATCTATACGACGAGCTGTCACGCGCGCTGAAGCAGGAGCTGATGCTGGCCGTGGTGATGGAGAGCGAACTCAATGTCGCGCTCGATCATGTGTACCGCCGCACCGAGGAGATCAGCGGGCACGCCCGGGCGCTGGAGCAGGACCTGAGCGACCTGGATGCCGCCGCGGCCGAAGAGGCCGGGCAGGACGAAGCGCCGGTCGCTAAGCTGGTGCAGTCGCTGTTCGAGGATGCAACGCTGGCCCACGCATCCGATGTGCATATCGAGCCGCAGAGCGATCGCATCAACATCCGTTTCCGCATCAACGGCGCGCTGCAACTGCAGACGGTGGCCGACAGCCGCATTGCGCCGGCATTGGCGCAGCGGCTCAAGCTGATCGCCGGACTCGATATCTCCGAGCGGCGGATGCCGCAGGATGGCCGCTTCCAGATCGCAGTGCGCTCCGGCCCGCTCGATGTGCGGATTTCGACCATGCCGACGCCGCACGGCGAATCGATCGTGATGCGCTTGCTGAGCCAGTTTGACCAGGTGCTGCAGCTCGATCGGCTCGGCATGGGCGAGGATGTGCTGCGCAAACTGCGCGCACTGCTGGCCAAGAGCAGCGGCATGCTGATCGTCACCGGGCCCACCGGCAGCGGCAAGACCAGCACCCTGTACGCGGCGGTGCACGAGGTCAACGATGTCAGCACCAAGATCGTCACGGTCGAGGATCCGATCGAATACCGGCTGCCCGAAATCACCCAGATCCAGGTTAACGAGAAGATCGACCTGAGCTTCGCCCGGGTGCTGCGCTCGGTATTGCGCCACGATCCGGACGTGATCCTGGTCGGCGAGATGCGCGATCAGGAGACCGCGCAGGTCGGCATGCGCGCCGCCATCACCGGGCACATGGTGCTGACCACGCTGCACACCCGCAACGCCGCGACCACGCCGGTGCGGCTGATCGACATGGGCGTGCCGCCCTATCTGGTTTCGGTGGCGCTGCAAGGGGTGATTGCCCAGCGGCTGGTACGGCTGATCTGCGACCAGTGCAAGCACAGCGCCCAGCCCGACACCAAGGAGCGCGAGTGGCTGACGCGGACCTATGGCGAGCAGGCCAGCCGGCTGCAATTGATGACCGGCAGCGGTTGCACCTATTGCAACAACACCGGCTATGCCGGGCGCGCCGGCATCTACGAGATGCTGGAGATGAATGCCCAGCTGACCGAGCTGATCGGCCGCGGCGACAGCGCTGCCTTCGTTGCCGCCGCGCAGGTGCAGATGAAGGGCCACACGCTGTATGACCAGGCCCTGCGGCTGCTGGAAGCAGGCCGGACCACCGCGCGCGAAGTGATGCGCCTCGCCAACCTGCTGGAGGAGTGAGGGCATGCAACGCTTTCGCTACCGGGGACGCAATGCGCAGGGCGAGCTGGTGAGCGGCCACCAGATGGCGCTGAGCCCGGACAGCCTCGCCAGCCAGTTGCTGAACAGCGGCATCGTGCCGATCGAGGTGGTCGAGGAAGCGGAAGCCACGGCACAGGGCGGGCTGCTCGGGGGGCTGTTCGCCCGCATCGGTGCCGAGGACATGCTGCTGTTCACCCGGCAGATGCACGCGATGCTGAAGGCCGGCATTCCCTTGATGCGCGCGCTGGCCGGGCTGCAGCGCACCAGCGCCAATCCGCGGCTGGCCGCGGTGATCCAGTCGCTGCGCAACCGGCTCGACGAAGGCCGGCAGTTGTCGCAGGCGATGCGCCAGCATCCAGCCGTGTTCTCGTCGTTCTTCGTCAACCTGGTGCAGGTGGGCGAGCTGACCGGCCGCCTCGACGAGATCTTTCTGCGGCTGTTCCATTACCTGGAGTTCGAGCACGCCACGCGGCGCCAGATCGGCTCGGCGATGCGCTATCCCACCTTCGTGCTGGTGGCCGTGGTGGCGGCCATCATCACCATTAACGTATTCGTGATCCCGGCGTTTGCCCGGGTCTACCAGAGCTTCAATGTCGAGCTGCCGCTGCTCACGCGGGTGCTGATCGCGATCTCTGAATTCACCGTGGCCCATGGCGCGTTGCTGGCCACGGCCGCCGTCGCCGGGGTGCTGGCGCTCGGCTACTACCTGCGCACCGAACAGGGCCGCTATCGCTGGCATCGCCTGAAGCTGCGTCTGCCCATCGTCGGCCCCATCCAGCAAAAGGCCAGCCTCGCCCGTTTTGCCCGCGGGCTGTCGATCACGCTGCTCAGCGGTGTGCCGGTGCTGCAGGGCATGGCCGCGGTGGCCCAGGTGGTCGACAACGACTACATCGCCCGGCGCATCGAGCAGATGCGGCTCGGCATCGAGCGCGCCGAAAGCATGACGCAGACGGCGACCGCCGCCGGCGTGTTCACGCCGGCCGTGCTGCAGATGATCGCGGTCGGCGAGGAAACCGGCGAGCTCGACGCGCTGATGGCCGAGGTGGCCGCGCTCTACGAGCGCGAAGTGGACTACGCCGTCGCCACGCTGGGCGCGCGGATCGAACCGCTGATGATCGTGGTGCTGGCGGGCGTGGTGCTGGTGCTGGCGCTCGGCGTGTTCCTGCCGATCTGGGATCTGGGCCGGGTGGCCATGCATGGCGGAACGTGAATCGGGGAAAGGACATTCGGGACGGGGCTGATGGTCAGCGCCGCCCATGGAGGACGTCACCGCCGGTGGCGCATTGCAAGGAGGAAGGGCAGATGAAACGGCATCAAGGCGGCTTTACCCTGCTGGAACTGGTGATGGTGATCGTGATCCTCGGCATCCTGGCGGCCGTGGCGTTGCCACGGTTCTTCGATCTGTCGGGCGACGCCAGCAAGTCGTCGCTGGCAGGCACGGTGGCGGCGATCAATTCCGGCAACACCATCAACTACGCGGCGCGCAGCCTCGATACCGCCAACGGCGTATCCACCAAGCGCGGCGTGGCGGTGGACGATTGCTCCGATGCCTGGGGCCTGATCGGCAACGGCTCGGCCGCGGCGCCGGCGGGCTACAGCATCACGCCGGTCGCTACCGTGCCGAGTGCCACCGGTGCCCAGTTCAACTGCACCGTGAGCGATTCGCACAGCAACACCGGGACCGTGATCCTGACCGTGATCCCTTGAAGCGGCGATGCGGCATTCCTCCGGCTTCACCCTGATGGAGCTCGTCATGGTGCTGTTGTTGCTTGGCATCCTGCTCGGCATCGCCGTGCCGCGGATGTTCAGCGGCGAACGCTTCGCCGCGCATGGCTACGCGGACCAGTTGCTGGCGGGCCTGCGCTTTGCGCGCAGCCTCGCCATCGCGCAGCGCACGCCGGTGTATGTGGTGGTCACCAGCAGCGAGGCGCGCTTCTGCTTCGATCTGGCCTGTGCCACGCCGGCGATCGGCCCGGATGGCAGCCGGCCGTTCCGCCTGCGCGCGCCGGCCTCGGTGGCGCTGGGCTATGCCGGCAGCTTCAGTTTCGATGCGCTGGGCGCGCCCGACTTTGCTACCGCGCTGCAGTTGCCGGTGACGGGCGACGTCACCCGCGTGCTGACGGTGGAAGCGGAGACCGGCTATGCGCATTGAGTTGGCGGAAGCACGGCAAGACGGCGTGACGCTGCTCGAACTGGTGTTCGCGCTGCTGATCATCGCCATCGCCGTGGCGGGCGTGGCGCAGGTCTACGCGGTGACGGCCGGCGCCAGTGCCGACCCGCTCAGCCGCAAGCAGGCGCTGATGATTGCCGAGGCGCTGCTGGAGGAGGTGACGCTGCAGTCCTTCGCCGTGCCAACCGGTGGCTACAGCGGTGGCAGCCGGGCGTTGTTTGACCATGTGTCCGCCTACGACGGCTACAGCGCCACCGGCATCCGCGATGCGGACGGCAATGCGGTGGCGGGGCTGGAGGCCTACCGCGTGGCGGTGGCGGTGGCGCACCCGGCGGCCGCCATCGGCGGCATCGCCACCGACCGGATCTGGGTGGTGACGGTGACCGTCACCGATGGCCTCAACCGGATGACGGTGCTGACCGGCTACCGTTTCAACTATGGGTGAGCCCGCCGTCATGCCGCCCCGCGCCGCCGGTTTCTCGCTGCTGGAGCTCACCATCGTGCTGACCATCCTCGCGGTGGCCACCGCGACCATGGCGGTGTTCCTCGATGGGCCCATCCGCAGCTACTTCGCCAACCGGCAGCGCAGCGACCTGGCGTCGTCCGCCGATGCGGCGATGCGGCGGCTGGCGCGGGATCTGCGGCTGGCACTGCCCAACAGCATCCGCCTGGCGAGCGTCGGCGCCGGGCAGACCTATCTCGAGTTCCTGCCGGTGCGCACCGGCGGGCGCTACCGCGACCAGGCGAGCGATGGCAACCAGGGCGATCCGCTGTCGTTCGGCGGGGACAGCGCCTTCGATACGCTGGGCACCCTGCCGGCTTCCGGACGCAGCGCCGTGGTGCCGGGGCAGGACCAGCTGGTGGTCTACAACCTTGGCTTCGCCCCGGCCGATGCCTATGGCGGACAGAACCGCAGCACGATACGCAGCGTGAGCAGCGGCGCGCTGGCGGGCGAGAGCCACCTGGTGTTCGACAGCAGCGCGCTGTCGCTGGCCTCGCCGTATTCGCGCTTCCAGATCATCAGCGGCGCCGCGAGCTATGTCTGCCAGCCGGGGGCAGTCGATGCCCAGGGCGACGCCAGCGGCACGCTGAGCCTGTGGTACGGCTACCCGATCCAGACTGCGCAGCCCACCAGCCTGCCGGGGAGCGGCCGCACTGCGCTGCTCACCCGTTATGTGAGTCGCTGCAGCATCAACTACGCGCCATCGCCCAGCCTTGCGCAGCAACGCAACGGCATCGTCAGCGTGCAGCTGGCATTGACCCGTGCCAACGAGACGGTTTCGCTCTATCAGGTGATCCATGTCGCCAACCTGCCGTGACGCCGGCTTCGCGCTGATCAGCGCGCTGTTCCTGCTGCTGGTGCTCAGTACCATGGCGGCGTTCACGCTCACGCTCTCGAGCAGTGCGCAGCAGGGCGCCACGTTGGATGTGCAGGGCAGCCGCGCCTATCAGGCCGCCCGTGCCGGCATCGAGTACGGCGCCTTCCAGGCGCTGCAGAACGGGCAGTGCGCCAGCAGCAGCCAGCTGACGCTGCCCGCGCCGATGGCGGATTTCTCGATCAACCTCGCCTGCAGCAGCAGCGCGCACAACATCGCCGGCAATACCGTCACGCTGTACCGGCTGACCGCCACCGCCTGCAACCTGCCCGCCGGCAGTGGCTGCCCTCCAGCGACCCGCACGCTCAATTACGTGGAGCGGCAGATCAGCGCCACGCTGTCGCGCTGCACCGAAGCCGGGGGAGGGGGGTGCGCATGAGCGTGTCCCGCCGCCTGCTCGCCCTAGTTTGCGCCGTGCTGGTGCTGCTGTACAGCGCGGACGCCGCGCGGGCCGCCATCACCCAGGTGGCGGCCAGCGTCGCGCAGCAGCTGGTGCCCACCAACAGCACGCTGACCATTCCAGTGCCGGCAGGTACGGTGGCGGGCGACGTGCTGCTGGCCCAGGTGACCGGCTCGGCGAACCCACTCATCATCACGCCGCCCGCCGGCTGGACGTTGATCCGCTCGAATAGCCAGAACCTGCTGGCCGCCGGCATCACGCAGGCGCTGTACTACCGCGTCGCCACGGGCAGCGAACCGGCGTCGTACACCTTCACGCTGTCGGTCGCGGCCTGGGTGGCGGGCAGCATGATCACCTTCCGCGGCGTGAACACTACTACGCCGGTGCTGGGCCACGCCGGGCAGGGCGGGGTGCTGCTGCTGGCCACCGCCCCGGCCGTGGCGGGCTGCCCGGCGGGGGCGATGCAGGTGGGCTTCTTCGGCTTCAACACCGGCGCGCTGGGGCTGACCATTGGCGCGGGTCAGACGCCCTATGCCACCACCACCACCAATGCGTTGCTCGGCGTCACCATCCTCAATGGCGGGGTGATCCTGGGCAGCGCCGGCAGCTGCACCGCTGTGACCACGCTGGCGGTGAATGTCACCGCCAACGTGGCGCAGCAGGTGGTGCTGAACCCGTCACCGGTACCGGCGCCGACCATCCACCACTTCGAGATGAACCCGCCGACCACCGGCATCACCTGCAAGGCGCAGAGCATCACGATCAAGGCCTGCATGGATGCCGCCTGCAGCAGCGTCTACAACGGCGCCGTCACGGCCACGCTGGCGCCGGCGGCCGGCTGGCGTACCGGCGCGGTGCAGGTGCTGGCAAGCGGCAGTGGGGTGGTGCCGTTCCAGCCGCTCACCGCCGGCACCTATACGCTGTCGGTCACCGCCTCGACACCGGCACTGGCCAGCGGTGGCGGCACCACGTGCCCCACCGGCGGCGACGGCACCTGCACCATCCGTGTCTACGACACCGCGCTGGCGTTCAGCACACCCAATCTCGTGGCCGCGCTCAATTCGCCGACCATCACCGTGTCGGCACTCGGGACCGATCCACAGACCAAGCAGTGCATCCCGGAATTCGCCAGCGTGACGCGCGCGGTGTCGTTCTGGACCAGCTACACCAACCCGGCCAGCGGCACGCGTGCGCTCACGCTGATCGCCAACCCGGCCGGCAGTGCCACCTCGACCGTGCTGGCGACGAGCTCGCCCGGCACAGCCGTCAGCCTGGCCTTCAACGCGTCCGGCCAGGCGCAGATCCAGCTCAATTATCCGGACGTGGGCCAGCTCGCACTCAATGCCGCCTACACCGGCACCCTCGCCAACAACGATGTCGGCCTCAGCATGACCGGTAGCAGCAGCTTCATCACCAAGCCCTATACGCTGGTGCTGAGCAACATCCGGCGCACCAGCGATGCCAGCGCGCCCCCCGCCAATCCCACCACGGCCAGCTCGCCGCTGTTCGCGCGGGCTGGCGAGTCGCTGACGATGACGGTGACCGCGCAGAACGCACTGGGCGCTGCCACGCCGAACTACGGCCGGGAAACGCCGGCACACCGCGCCGTGCTGATCTCCAGCCTGGTCGCGCCCGCTGGCGGCAGCAATGCGCTGGCACAGCCGGCCGCCGGCGTGAGCCAGTTCGGTGGTTACTTCGCCAATGGCAGCTATAGCAGCGGCGCGACCACGCTCACTGATCTGGTCTGGAACGAGGTCGGCATCTTGCGTCTGACCCCGCACGTGGCGAGCGCCAGCGGGCTGGGCTATCTCGGCCTGGGTGACCTCGGCAGTGGCGATGGCTCGGTGCTGACTGCCTCGGCCAATATCGGCCGCTTTGCGCCGCACCGTTTCATGTTGTCCTCGCCCGGCCTCGTCAACCGCCAGGCGCTCGGTTGCAGCCCCGCTTCGCCGTTCACCTACCTGGGTGAGGCAATGCGGCTGCAGGGCCAGCTCACCGCGGTGGCTGTCGGCGGCACCACCACCACCAACTATGACAGTGCGCTGGGTTTCGCCAAGCTCGGCAGTGCTTCGGCGCTGGGCATCGCCGCAGCCAATGTCAACGGCGGCACCATCACGCCGTTGTCGGCCCGGTTGACCACGGGGGGCGCTGCACCCAGCTGGTCGGGCGGCACCACCACTTTGCTGCAGACGGCCACGGTGGCGCGCACCAGCGCACCGGACGGCCCATTCCTCAACGCCCGGCTCGGCATTGCCCCGACCGACAGCGATGCCACGGCGCTGGCTGCCAGCGCGCTCAATCTCGACGCGCAGAACAGTGGCAGCGCCAGCCACGCCAGCCTTGGCACCACCCAGTTGCGTGCCGGCCGGCTGAAGCTGTCGAACGCCCTGGGTTCGGATCAGCTCGACTTGCCGGTGCCGGCGCAGCTCGAGGCCTGGAACAACGGCTTTACCCGCAACACGCTGGACAACTGCACGCCGGTGGTCCCGGCCGGCATCGGCGTGGCCACGTTCGGCAATTACCTGGGCGGGCTCAACAGCAGCAACCTGGGCGCGAGCCGTCTGCAGTTCGGCACGCCACCGCAGCTGGCGAGCCAGGGGCGGGTCGGCGTCACGGTCACGCGGCCCGGTACTGCCGTGCGCGGCAGTGCCGATCTCACCTTCGACCTGGATGCCAATGGCTACGGCTATCTGAAGGGCTATGTCGCGGGTGGCAACTACACCGCCACGCTGCAGCCGTGGGCGCGCGTGACGTTCGGTGGCTACGACCTGAAGCAGCCGTTGATCTTCATCCGGGAAAACTATTGATGGCCGGCCGGCGGCCATGGAGGCAGGCAGATGATGCGGTTCCCCTTCGGCAAGCGGTGGTTGCGACGGCGACGCGAGCAATGGCTGGCGATCGCGCCCGTGGCCGGCGAGTGGGCGGTGATGCGGCTGGTGGCCGATGGCAACGGCGTGCGCATGCAGGCCTACCGCAGCTACAAGCCGGACGAGACCGCCTTGCTGCGTGTTCCGGCGCAGCAGCAGGTGACCACGCTGCTCGACGCGGGCGACTACCGCCTGCTGCAGCTGGAAGCACCCAACGTGGCACCGGATGAGCTGCAGGCGGCCGTGCGCTGGCGCCTGCGCGAGATGCTCGATGGCCCGGTGGATGACCTGATCGTCGACGTGATCTGCATCCCGAACGGCCCCAGCGGCCTTGGCCGGCCGGCGCTGCTGATCGCGGTGACCGCCCATACCAATGTGGTCCGTGGCCGGACCGAGGCGTTTCGCGAGGCGCGGCTCAAGCTCGATGCGATCGACATTCCGGAGCTGGCACTGCGCAACGTCGCCACCCTGTTCGAAACCCAGGGCGAGGCGGTGGTGCTGCTGTGGTTCGACCAGCAGCACGGGCACCTGCTGCTGGTGTATCAGGGCGAGCTCTACATGTGGCGCACGCTCGACGGTGCCGCGCCAGGGATGGACCAGCCGCAGCGGCTCGAGCGCATCGTTCGCGAGATCCGCCGCACGCTTGATCATGTGAGCCACCATTTCAGCGACCTGGAACCCGGGCGCATCGTGGTGCTGACGCCCTATGCCGCGACGGCGCTGCTCGAATACCTGGCCGAGCAGATCGATCTGCCGGTGGTCGAGGGCGACCTGACGACGGTGATCGGCGGTCTGACCGATTTCGTGCCGGAGCGGGTGCGGCAGGTCGAGCTGTCGCCATTGATCGGCGCGGCGCTGCGGCGTAGCGGCGGGAGGGCGTGATGGCGCAGCAGATCAACCTGCTCTCCCCGTTGTTCCAGCAGCGCGCCACGTCGTTCGGCGCGCGGTTCTGCCTGACCGTGATCGTGATGGTACTGCTGGTGTTGGCGCTGATGGGCGTCGGCGAATATCGCCAGCTGCAGCAATTGCGACAGCAACTGGCTGATCTGCAGGCCGCCAAGTCGCAGAAGACTGCCAGCGTGGAGGCTTATTTCAAGAGCCATACCACCAGCCAGAATGCGGCGCAGCAACTGGCCGACAGCGAACGCATGCTGCAGACGCGGCTGCAGATCCTGCAGCGCTTCCAGCGGGATGAGCGCCGGGCACCGTTCTCGGCCTATCTCGATGCATTCGCCCGCATCCATGTCAACGGCGTGCGTCTGGCCCGCATCCGCGTGGCCGGCGACGCGCTGGAACTGGAAGGCCGGGCGCAGACGGCCGAGCAGATCCCGCGCTACCTGTTGGCGCTGCAGGCCCAGCCGGTGTTTCACGGCCGCCAGTTCGCCGCCATCCATATCG
This region of Chitinolyticbacter meiyuanensis genomic DNA includes:
- a CDS encoding DUF6701 domain-containing protein: MSVSRRLLALVCAVLVLLYSADAARAAITQVAASVAQQLVPTNSTLTIPVPAGTVAGDVLLAQVTGSANPLIITPPAGWTLIRSNSQNLLAAGITQALYYRVATGSEPASYTFTLSVAAWVAGSMITFRGVNTTTPVLGHAGQGGVLLLATAPAVAGCPAGAMQVGFFGFNTGALGLTIGAGQTPYATTTTNALLGVTILNGGVILGSAGSCTAVTTLAVNVTANVAQQVVLNPSPVPAPTIHHFEMNPPTTGITCKAQSITIKACMDAACSSVYNGAVTATLAPAAGWRTGAVQVLASGSGVVPFQPLTAGTYTLSVTASTPALASGGGTTCPTGGDGTCTIRVYDTALAFSTPNLVAALNSPTITVSALGTDPQTKQCIPEFASVTRAVSFWTSYTNPASGTRALTLIANPAGSATSTVLATSSPGTAVSLAFNASGQAQIQLNYPDVGQLALNAAYTGTLANNDVGLSMTGSSSFITKPYTLVLSNIRRTSDASAPPANPTTASSPLFARAGESLTMTVTAQNALGAATPNYGRETPAHRAVLISSLVAPAGGSNALAQPAAGVSQFGGYFANGSYSSGATTLTDLVWNEVGILRLTPHVASASGLGYLGLGDLGSGDGSVLTASANIGRFAPHRFMLSSPGLVNRQALGCSPASPFTYLGEAMRLQGQLTAVAVGGTTTTNYDSALGFAKLGSASALGIAAANVNGGTITPLSARLTTGGAAPSWSGGTTTLLQTATVARTSAPDGPFLNARLGIAPTDSDATALAASALNLDAQNSGSASHASLGTTQLRAGRLKLSNALGSDQLDLPVPAQLEAWNNGFTRNTLDNCTPVVPAGIGVATFGNYLGGLNSSNLGASRLQFGTPPQLASQGRVGVTVTRPGTAVRGSADLTFDLDANGYGYLKGYVAGGNYTATLQPWARVTFGGYDLKQPLIFIRENY
- a CDS encoding type II secretion system F family protein, encoding MQRFRYRGRNAQGELVSGHQMALSPDSLASQLLNSGIVPIEVVEEAEATAQGGLLGGLFARIGAEDMLLFTRQMHAMLKAGIPLMRALAGLQRTSANPRLAAVIQSLRNRLDEGRQLSQAMRQHPAVFSSFFVNLVQVGELTGRLDEIFLRLFHYLEFEHATRRQIGSAMRYPTFVLVAVVAAIITINVFVIPAFARVYQSFNVELPLLTRVLIAISEFTVAHGALLATAAVAGVLALGYYLRTEQGRYRWHRLKLRLPIVGPIQQKASLARFARGLSITLLSGVPVLQGMAAVAQVVDNDYIARRIEQMRLGIERAESMTQTATAAGVFTPAVLQMIAVGEETGELDALMAEVAALYEREVDYAVATLGARIEPLMIVVLAGVVLVLALGVFLPIWDLGRVAMHGGT
- a CDS encoding prepilin-type N-terminal cleavage/methylation domain-containing protein — translated: MPPRAAGFSLLELTIVLTILAVATATMAVFLDGPIRSYFANRQRSDLASSADAAMRRLARDLRLALPNSIRLASVGAGQTYLEFLPVRTGGRYRDQASDGNQGDPLSFGGDSAFDTLGTLPASGRSAVVPGQDQLVVYNLGFAPADAYGGQNRSTIRSVSSGALAGESHLVFDSSALSLASPYSRFQIISGAASYVCQPGAVDAQGDASGTLSLWYGYPIQTAQPTSLPGSGRTALLTRYVSRCSINYAPSPSLAQQRNGIVSVQLALTRANETVSLYQVIHVANLP
- a CDS encoding GspE/PulE family protein, with amino-acid sequence MVKRVKIRLGDILVQHGIISDDQLKQVLAEQHRTGRRLGKLLIEQGRASEQDVCQALAIQLNIPFISLTHYPLDPTFSRRLPEAAARRTRALLLEERQGALLVGMVDPGDLHLYDELSRALKQELMLAVVMESELNVALDHVYRRTEEISGHARALEQDLSDLDAAAAEEAGQDEAPVAKLVQSLFEDATLAHASDVHIEPQSDRINIRFRINGALQLQTVADSRIAPALAQRLKLIAGLDISERRMPQDGRFQIAVRSGPLDVRISTMPTPHGESIVMRLLSQFDQVLQLDRLGMGEDVLRKLRALLAKSSGMLIVTGPTGSGKTSTLYAAVHEVNDVSTKIVTVEDPIEYRLPEITQIQVNEKIDLSFARVLRSVLRHDPDVILVGEMRDQETAQVGMRAAITGHMVLTTLHTRNAATTPVRLIDMGVPPYLVSVALQGVIAQRLVRLICDQCKHSAQPDTKEREWLTRTYGEQASRLQLMTGSGCTYCNNTGYAGRAGIYEMLEMNAQLTELIGRGDSAAFVAAAQVQMKGHTLYDQALRLLEAGRTTAREVMRLANLLEE
- a CDS encoding type II secretion system protein is translated as MKRHQGGFTLLELVMVIVILGILAAVALPRFFDLSGDASKSSLAGTVAAINSGNTINYAARSLDTANGVSTKRGVAVDDCSDAWGLIGNGSAAAPAGYSITPVATVPSATGAQFNCTVSDSHSNTGTVILTVIP
- a CDS encoding PilN domain-containing protein; translation: MAQQINLLSPLFQQRATSFGARFCLTVIVMVLLVLALMGVGEYRQLQQLRQQLADLQAAKSQKTASVEAYFKSHTTSQNAAQQLADSERMLQTRLQILQRFQRDERRAPFSAYLDAFARIHVNGVRLARIRVAGDALELEGRAQTAEQIPRYLLALQAQPVFHGRQFAAIHIDQTPDATGTGLRFQLTNPGATAPTPVAGGAR
- a CDS encoding type IV pilus modification PilV family protein, yielding MRIELAEARQDGVTLLELVFALLIIAIAVAGVAQVYAVTAGASADPLSRKQALMIAEALLEEVTLQSFAVPTGGYSGGSRALFDHVSAYDGYSATGIRDADGNAVAGLEAYRVAVAVAHPAAAIGGIATDRIWVVTVTVTDGLNRMTVLTGYRFNYG
- a CDS encoding GspH/FimT family protein, which encodes MRHSSGFTLMELVMVLLLLGILLGIAVPRMFSGERFAAHGYADQLLAGLRFARSLAIAQRTPVYVVVTSSEARFCFDLACATPAIGPDGSRPFRLRAPASVALGYAGSFSFDALGAPDFATALQLPVTGDVTRVLTVEAETGYAH
- the pilM gene encoding type IV pilus biogenesis protein PilM, whose product is MMRFPFGKRWLRRRREQWLAIAPVAGEWAVMRLVADGNGVRMQAYRSYKPDETALLRVPAQQQVTTLLDAGDYRLLQLEAPNVAPDELQAAVRWRLREMLDGPVDDLIVDVICIPNGPSGLGRPALLIAVTAHTNVVRGRTEAFREARLKLDAIDIPELALRNVATLFETQGEAVVLLWFDQQHGHLLLVYQGELYMWRTLDGAAPGMDQPQRLERIVREIRRTLDHVSHHFSDLEPGRIVVLTPYAATALLEYLAEQIDLPVVEGDLTTVIGGLTDFVPERVRQVELSPLIGAALRRSGGRA
- a CDS encoding pilus assembly PilX N-terminal domain-containing protein; the protein is MSPTCRDAGFALISALFLLLVLSTMAAFTLTLSSSAQQGATLDVQGSRAYQAARAGIEYGAFQALQNGQCASSSQLTLPAPMADFSINLACSSSAHNIAGNTVTLYRLTATACNLPAGSGCPPATRTLNYVERQISATLSRCTEAGGGGCA